The Amaranthus tricolor cultivar Red isolate AtriRed21 chromosome 14, ASM2621246v1, whole genome shotgun sequence DNA window GGATGATATATCCATGGACTTTGAAATGATACCCTATGGGTGATAGTGGATAGACTCACCAAAAGTGCAAGGTTCATTCCAATGAACAACCAGTGTAGCATGGATCAGTTCGCTCGAGCTTACCTTAGGCATGTTGTACGATACCATGGTGTCCCTAGGTCTATAGTGTCTAATCGTGACACTAGATATGTATCAAAATTTTGGAAGCCTTTTAAGCAGCATTGGGTACAAATCTTCTTAGGAGCACATCTTTCCACCCAGCTACTGATGGGCAAACTGAATGCACAAATAGGACACTTAAGGATATGTTGCAAGCTGTAGCTTTGGATAGGCAAGGATCTTGGGATGAGTGCCTGGAGATGGTGgaattatcatataataatagtTACCATGCAAGCATCCAAATGGCACCTTTCGAAGTCTTATGTGGTCGTTGTTGTCGTAGTCtagtatgttgggatgatttcaaTGAATCTATCACCCTAGGTCAAGCTATGTTAGAGGAGATGATTCGGGAAAGACTTAAGGCGGCCCAGGATTGACAAAACTCCTATGCAGATCTTAAGAGGAGACCTGATGAGTTTGCCGTAGGAGATTATGTACTGTTGAAAGTTTTGCCGGTGAAAGGGGTCATGAGGTTTGGCAAGAAGGGCAAGTTGAGCCCAAAGTTTATAAGACCTTATGAGGTCACAGAGAAGGTAGGAAAGGTCGCTTATAGACTAGCATTACCCAATGAGCTGGGTAAGGTCCATGATGTGTTTCACATTTCGCAGCTTAAGCGATATATTCCCGATAGATCTCATGTGTTAGATCCCGAACCCTTAGACCTTGATGAGAACTTGTCTTATGAGGAGAAGCCTATCGAGATCTTAGATTCTGAGGTGCACAGTACTAGGAGAAAAGATATAAAGATGGTGAAAGTTCTATGGTCTAACCAATGCACACAGGAGGCAACGTGGGAAACTGAGGATTCCATGTGTGAGAAATACCCACACCTTTTTCCCAAGGTTAGtgagttacggggtcgtaaTTAAGTTTCTAAGGGGGGTAAAATGCAATAGAATCTCGTGCGTTTTCACGCATTTTCTCCTCTATGACATCAACCTATTACAaatttacatgcttttgattgatcgtGTTGAGTCAATTGTGTGACATTTACATGTTTTTGATTGGGTATTGAGTTAATTTGGGTGATTATAAATACTCGAAATGAAAAAATGAATGACTATTTTGATAGATTGAGTATCCTTTTTGTTAATAGCGTCAATAAAGTCGCGATCCTTGAGTCAATCTCTTAAGCTTAAAATGGTTAAGACACCTTCTTGAATTATTAGAAACACAGATTTTCACGATTTGTGTCTTTGTTGCTCTAGTTTCAAGGAggaaacttcttttaaggggggtagtctgaaACACCCCGTCATTTTATGACGTCATCAtccaattataataattttcggggattttataaataaatgaaaatatttcgttttcttttttttttttttagttttaatagaTTCTTTCAGACAATTAAAATGTAAACAaatttatattaagaataaattttcGATTACTAACATAGAGgttcaaattaaaataactataataataataataataataataataataatatataatatgaaACAAAATGAATGTGGGTTCTCCTTGTTTGGGCCTTACAAGAAAAATTACCCTAATAAAAGATGAGTTGGGGTTTTTGTTAGACACAACACTTACTTCCTCACTAGTAGCCTCACGCCACTTCCCccttgtaacaacccgacttaccgttgactaggTAAACaaggtcatcacggggtttgtttcccaagaaacttaaatctcCATCCAAAACTTGAGCAAGGAGGGTTACAAGCTCTttaacgtgactaactcagctaaatctcaaaaCAAACATTTAACGAAatcacaagataatcatacaattgtCTATAAGTCCGATATAACAACCACAGccaaatcaaatttacatttatcccaaatcctaatacaaaactaagAGTTCctaagagctttagtaaaaagtttatttttcaagaatgtagtctggccagaccctttaagggactgctactactcaccaaaaagaacGCTTCAAGAAGTTAAGTCTGGTACTCCGCGATCACTAGAAGGGCTCCTCGAtaatgtcgcctcctgaagcataacaaatatagcatcacaacaaagcatacgatactacaactaggttcatatagctcattgcatctcatcctaagaatgcatcttagttccatcttctattaTAATATTTCTCATTTCAGAGATTGTGCAAGTCCTAACTCCAACcttcaatatcatcaaaataaataactttGCTTTAGtctagcttatattcttgtaaagattATACGTCTCCACAATTTCCTTtgtattcaaattcaaaaacttccatgttcatctaaactcaaaacgaagaaactaaacaagattaacaaaaaatccaaaagaaagattcaactagtttatccattcaactaataattttcACACAAACCCTAGATACTCTTAAGAACAACCAATCATATATAATCAAGGGTTATATCCAACACTTACATTCACCCAGCTATTcgattaataataacaacaagatTTATCCACCATTAGTCATTTCACAAGAATCTCCtaatattcaagaacatcaaatttCCATAATCTTTCTACATCTAACATCTATCGATATTCTAATCTTTGTAAATTAcgtactaattaataattccaaCAAATTGTTTCAATATTCCACAATCTACCATTTATACATTATAAAACCCaaattacatttgattttaGAATTCTTCCCCAAAACTCCTCCATCACAATCTCTTATAATCACATATCAATCATCACATAACTCACTAATAACACATTTTTcatgaattttcaatttaatgacTCATCTACTAACTCATACACATTCCAAGATTCAACAACATTTAGGGTTTAATTCATAAATGAAAGATTATACAAGGGAAAGTATATGAATAAGAGCATGATTATTAAGGAAAAACAAggaaagaaatcaagaaggACTGCCTTCTGTTTACAGCAGCAAGAAACGGAAAAATTCATGTTCAAAGCTTTATTTTTCGGCttggatttgatgtttaattAACAGGACCAAAACTCATTGATTCCTTCCCAAATCGGCAGAATTCAAGGTCAAGGAAGGGAAATTTTCAAATGATTCTACACTCATTGTGGTTCGAATACAGAGGGAAATGAGCAAGAAAGATCAATTAGCCATAAtttacacaaaacaatcaagaatgtaAAAACATAGATAATCTACCTTGAAAATCacaaagggaagaagaaggacTCACTGATTTCGCACGTAGGTCCTTCGAAGATCAGAGAGAAGAAGAACGGGTCATGCCCTCGCAGCCATTGACGTTATCTTCAAAGAAATTTAGAGAAATACGGGTTTGAAGGTTCAAAGAGGAATGTCGTGGAAGGGTAAGGTGCATTTGACTGGGTTTTTCTAGGCTGTCGACGTGAGAGAGGGAGAAAGGGTTTgggtattttaatcaaaataaaagaaaaggaaaagtgggaagaaattaaattgagaatgtttcatgtcatgtgtatttaagatcattctcgcactAATAATTCTCTTTAACTTACTCGtctgaaaatattaatttcccaaatgttacattctacccaacttGAAATGAACTTCGTCCTCGAAGTTAAACTAAGTCTTAAGCATATATTCAAATATCTAGCTAACATACATATCGTAAAGCTATGTCACCCATTTTCCCAAATGttacattctacccaacttagaatgaagttcgtcctcgaacttaactCACTAAGACTAAGGAGATGCAATAGCTATAAAGCGATAAACATAGAAATACCTGAGCAAACAACCAGGGATAATCACGTCTCATGGCATCTTCTGCCTCCCACGTTGCTTCTTCGGTAACGTGATTAGACCATAGCACCTTCACAAGCGCTACACTACCCCGACGTGTATCACGCGTCTTCCTATCTAGGATCTGAACAGGAGTCTCCTCATACTGTAAGGTGTCATCCAAGGTCAAATGTTCGGGCTTAAGAACGTGTGAATCATCCCTGATGTACTGTCTCAGCTGGGATACGTGAATCACATCATGCACTTGATCAATAGACGCGGGTAACGCAAGTCTATACGATACCTCGCCTGTGCGCTCAAGGATCTCGTAAGGTCCAATGAATCTTGGACTGAGCTTACCCTTCTTCCCAAACCTCATCACACCTCTAGTTGGTGAAACTCGAAGAAAGACTTTATCTCCAACTTGAAATTCAAGAGGTCGACGTCGTTGATCTGCATAACTCTTTTGCCTATCCTGAGCTGCTTTCATCCTCTTGCGTATCAACTAAACTTGCTCGATCATCTCCTGAATCAAAGGCGGTCCCACAGCTACTGTATCCGAACTATCATCCCAACATACGGGGCTACGACAactacgaccataaagtgcctCAAATGGTGCCATCCCGATACTCGAATGATAGCTGTTATTTTACGAGAATTCTATCATATCCAACTTATCGTCCCATGAACCACCAAAATCTAAGACACAAGCTCGTAACATATCCTCAAGTGTCTGTATAGTCCGCTCTGTCTGTCCGTCTGTAGCTGGGTGGAACGCTGTGCTCATTCTCAATTCAGTACCCAAAGAGTCCTGTAGCTTTTGCCAAAAATTAGACAAAAACCTAGCATCTCTATCTGAAACTATGTCTTGTGGGACTCCGTGATGTCTCACCACTTGCTGTCGATAAGCTAAAGCCAACTGATGCTTGTTCCAAGTATCCTTCATCGGAATGAAATGC harbors:
- the LOC130799306 gene encoding uncharacterized protein LOC130799306 translates to MRFGKKGKLSPKFIRPYEVTEKVGKVAYRLALPNELGKVHDVFHISQLKRYIPDRSHVLDPEPLDLDENLSYEEKPIEILDSEVHSTRRKDIKMVKVLWSNQCTQEATWETEDSMCEKYPHLFPKFQGGNFF